The window AAGGAGTGGAAGGAGAAGAACCATCCGTACACAAAAAAGGCCAGATAAATCGCCAGCGCACCGGGCAGAATCGGATATACCGCCCCGGCCAGCCCTACCGCAAACAAAGCAATGATCAGAACCCAACCCAGGATTGCCATTCATTCATCCCCTAAAGTTATGATGGTAGAATATATTTCTCAATGACTTCTGCGATGCCGTCCTCGTTGTTCGTGGCGACCACAGCGTCCGCCTCCTGTTGTACGGTCTTCTGGGCGTTGCCCATGGCGACGCCCAGCCCGGCCTGCTGGATAGCCGCCAGATCGTTCAGGCTGTCGCCAACCGCAACCACCTCGGACATCTCGATGCCGAGAAGCTTGCAGACTTCGCCGATCCCGTAAGCCTTGTTCACGCCAAGCGGATTAATCTCCAGATTATGCGGGGTGGAATTGGTGATTTCCAGTCCTCCCAGATCCTGAAGCTGCATCAGCAGTTTATGGCGGATCTCATCATCTTCTGTAGAATAGCCGAATTTAAGCCATTCTCTGCCCATGATGTCCCCATCCCAATTCTTGCGGTTGTAGACCTGCTCGGTGGAGTAAGCCCAGAACCAGATGCCGTATTCTTCTGCAATCTGGTACAGCTGTTCAATCAGCGCCGGATCCATCAGGGAGCGCCGGTATAACTCATAGGGCTCGCGCCAGATCTCGCTGCCGTTAACGGTGATCATTGGCGTCTTAAGGCCCAGCTGCTCCGCGTAAGGCATGGCGCTTCTGAACGCCCGCCCGGTAGAGAGGCAGACGTGCACGCCGGCATCGACCGCTTTGGTAATCCATTCCACCGTTTTCGGGGTAATCACTTGGTCATCATTCAGTAAGGTTCCATCCATATCCAGTGCAAGCAGGCGGTATTTGGCAGTCATTTGCCACCCCTCCATTCTTGTATGCCCTATATATATTGAAGGGCTGATTTGTATTTCCTTAATTCGTTGTATCCGCTGCTCCTGTTGGGTCTGCTTCCGTTCCCTTTGTCGCAGCACCCGTCCCATCAGCAGCGGAATCTGCAGATTTCACATTCTTCTTCGGCACCCCGTCGAGACCATATTCCCAGTCATAAGCATCAAAAATTTTACGGGCAATCGGCGCCGCACTGTTGGAACCGAAGCCGCCCTCAGGAATAACTACAGCCACAGCAAGCTTGGGATTTTCGCGCGGAGCAAAAGCGATAAATACCCCGTTATCGCGGTTTTTGTTGGTTCTGTCCGTTTGCTGCGAGGTCCCTGTTTTGCGGGCAAAATCATAAGGAAAATCAGTGAACGCAGTGACGTCACTGTTCATGCCTTTTTTGATCTCATTCCAGAAAGACTTATCGAAGGTGGTTACCTCATCCAGCACCTGACGCCCGAACTCTTTAACCGTATTGCCTTCGGAGTCTGTAATTTTGCTGACCAGCTGCGGCTTAATCCGCACGCCTTCATTCGCCAGTGTCGAAGCATATTGGGCAAGCTGAAGCACCGTATAGCGGCCCTGCTGGCCAAACGAAGCATAGATCAATGCGGCTTGCGCACTGCCGGCTGCTTCAGTATTGGTATAGTTGATCTGTCCCAGATACTCTCTTGGCAATCCGCTTTGCGTCGAGACGCCCAGACCGAATTCCTTCATATATTTATCCCATACTCCGATCCCGCTGCTCTGGTATTTCTCCCACAGCTTCTTACCGACCATATCGACCATGAAGACGTTGGAGGATTTCTCAATCGCTCTCGCCGGATCCATTGAACCGTATACGTGACCGGAAGCATTCCGCACCGAAGCATTATCATTTTTACCGAAATAAGCAATACCCTTATCGTTATAAACCGTTGAAGTAGAAAAGAAACCTTCATTCAAACCAATCAGCACACTCAGCGGCTTGATCGTGGAGCCGAGCAGCACCGTAGAACCAAATTCATGGCCCGACATCCCCGAAGAATAGGGAGTAATGGTTCCGTTCTGATAGTTGCCCATGATCTTATTCCACACATCGGTGTCCATCTTTTCAGCTGTCCATACATTGGTATCGTAGTCCGGCATACTCGCCATGGCGACGATATTTCCGGTGTCTACCTCCATCGCAACCGCGTAACCGGTCAGTGCATCCGGATGGGTCTGCCCTTGGACAGAATGGGTATGCAGCCAGCTGATTTGATCCGTAATGGCCTGTTCCGTTTTCAGCTGTATGTTTTTATTGATCGTGGTCCAAATGTCGTTGCCTTTGACAGGTGGCACAACCTCTTCAACCTTTTCAGCCATATTCTGAGGATTAACCGAAATGACCTGATAGCCGTTCTTGCCGCGGAGCTCGCGCTGATACTGCAGTTCAAGCCCGTCGAATCCGACAAATTCATCATCTTTATAGCTCAGGCCGGGATCAGCATCAATCTTCTTCATGGCCGATTGAATATTCTTATAAATATCCAGACTGCTTGAGGATTTAAACGGCTTGATATAGCCGATCGTCTGCACTGCTACCGTATCCTTGTCATAGTGGCGGCTGCTCTCCTCGACAATTTCCAGACCCGGATATTCGCTTTTATGCTCCATAAAATACGCTACCTCATCTGAAGTCAGTCCCGCCTTAATCCGCCGTGCCATAAATCCTGAATACTTTTTGAAATACAGATCCAGTGAATCGATGATATCCTCTTGCGTCAGCTGTACTGCATTCGGATCACCGTATTTATGAAAATCCTCGACCAGCCTGGCGGCAAGCGCCTCCCCTTTGGCTTTTGCTTCCGGGGTCAGTGTTGTTTCACCAGTAGCTTTGTCTGTGGTTTTGGCAGTGTATTCTTTAGTTAGCGTAATGTACAGAGACTGCACCGAGGTCGAATAGGCGAGTTCTTCGCCTCCTGCTGCACGAATGACGCCCCGGATAGCCGCAAGCGGCACATTCTTGGTATCACGGCTGGTCTCTACCTCAGTCAAGGTAGGGCCTTCCACAAACTGCAAGACTGCAAGACGAATGATGATGACACAAAAAATAATAAACGTGCTGAAGAAAAACACGTTAATCCGCAGGCCAAGTGAACTCTTGCTGGTGGTTTCGTCTGGCGGAGAGGCCTGCTTACGGAAAAAACTCACAATTTTTCACTCCTTTACATCCTAAATAAACCTTAATAGCATCCAGGCCATTATCCCTCTCGAATTGTACCATAGATTCACGGCGTACCGCCTCTTTGTCACAGTACATCCTCTTTCATGTGGGTTTTATCAAAATCCTTGACGTTAAACCAGTTTCCGCTGGATGCCCAGGTGGAATCCAGCGGAATCCAGGCCTGCCTAAGGGGGATATACACTTCATTCCAGGCATGAGGGCCATATCCGCCTTGTCCATCATAACCCCGTCCGGTCACCACCCGCACCTGAAGTCCCTGCGAACGGGCCATAACCGCATACAGCCGGGCATAGTCTATACAGACACCAAGCCGGGTATCGAACGTATCCTGCGGCGTCTGCTCATGCCAGATCCGGTTCTGCTCATAGTTCTCCGCCTTGGCATAGTCATAAGAAATCCGCGAGCCTATCCAATCATACAGCAGCTTGGCTTTTTGCTCCTCATCCTTGCCCGGACCGGCGATATCCGCAGCAGCCTCCGCGATATTCGCGGAAATATCATGATCGATGACCTCATATTTCCGCCGGAGAATATCATTCATCTCAGCGGCCACCGCTTTGGTCAGAACCGGCAGCCTGCTGCGCACCTTCTCACCGGCGAGCGGGTCGAACACGGCAGCGGCGCTCTGGCTGTAGATTGGAGAGGCTTCCACATAGCGGCTGAAGCTGCTGTCCGGATTCAGTCCCACTCCAATATAGAGGGCAAAAACCAGCACCAGCCCGCGGACCAGCCCAATCGCAAGCCCAATGACCGCTCCGCTTAGCCGGCTGGCCTGGGTAATCTTCCTGTCGTGCGGCCTCACTGTCCGTCTAGGCAGCCTAAACGGCAGCAGCAGGAAGAGCAGACCCAGCAGCGGGCGGATGAGACTGTAGCATAAAAGGAGCAGCAGAAAAAAACGCACCAGCGGAGAGCCTTCCATCACCGATACTGCGGTGTAGTATAACTGCTGCCAGCCGCTTAGCTGGCTATCCGGAAGCACAACTCCCGCAGCCCAGACCTGGGCACGGGGAGATACATAGAGCGCTGCGGGAACAGCGATCACCAGAGCTGCCGCAGCAAGCAGTCCCGTTCCCAGAAGACCAAACAAACCGCCTGCTGCCCGGCTGAACCCTCGGCTCCAGCCCTGCAAGAGAGAGAAAAGTACAATCAGCAGTAATATAATTGAGATGACATTGGCCTCACTAAGGCTTTCGATCCAGCTGTTCAGCATACCCTGACCTCCTTTCTGTCGCCCGCTGCCCAATTAAGCGTTGATAAAGCAATCTTATTTATTTCCGGCTTAGTTGCCGTTCTTCCGGGCTTCTTCGATAAAGGTTTTGGTTGTGTCGGTTACACTCCACTTGCCAAGGCTGACCCCGCGGAAGGTCACTTCGACCTTGTCTTCTCCTGCTGTTCCCTTCACTTCCAGATTCGGCGTTGTAATTGTAAACGTGCCGTCACCGTCTGAGGTATATTTAGCTTCTTTGGCTTCGCTCAGCATGACCTCCTGTGCTTCGCTCTTCAGCGTGCTTACAGTACTGTCTGCAACCTTATTCACAGCATTGCCGAGCTGATCCATCGTCACTCCGCTGTAAATGAACAGACCGGCTACAATAACAATAACAATTGCCCATTTAAGTACCGTTTTGACCAGATTAATTACAGCAAACAGCAGGACAAGCGCTATAACAATAACAAGCCAGTTCTCTCTAATAAATTGTGACCACACTGCCGGATCCATCAATTTTACAACACCCCTATCACAAATTTCGTTCGATCAGGGAGCAAGTCCCTCATGATCTTCATTAATATTAATTATTATACATGAATGCCTCTTATAATTCATGGTTGCCTGTCCGTATGCGCTACAGCAGAACAAATTGGTATAAGCCCCCGAGGTCTCACGTAAAGTACAAGTAGGTCTTATCCCATCCCTGTCATTGAAAAAGCCGGCTGTGCCCTCCGGTGCAGGACCGGCCCTTTAGGAGGTGTATTCCGTGAAAACCGCACTGTGGCTTTATTTGTTTTTGTTTCTGGCCTTCTTCGATCTGCACGCCCAGTACCCCATTCTGACTCCGTTTGCGATCTCACTCGGCGCGGGCCCGGCCTTCATCGGCTGGATGATGGGCATGTATTCGCTGACTCACCTTCCCGGCAATCTGCTGGCCGGCGTGCTGGTTGACCGCAATGGCAGCCGCCGCTATATCGTCTTTAGCCTGACGGCGGCCGGAGCGATTCTGCTGCTGCAGGCCCATGCACAGCTCCCTTGGCATTTGCTGATGCTGCGGGCGGCAAGCGGCTTTGCGCTGGCGTTCCTCTCGCCTGCCTGTATGACGCTGCTGGCCTCCCTATCGTCTGATGCGGAGACTCAGGGCAAATACATGTCCGGACATGGCATCATCCACACCCTGGCCTCGGTAGTGTCTCCGGCAGCTGGAGCCTACATCGTGCACAAGGCAGGCTACTCCGGTACATTCAGCACACTTGGCTGGCTATTGATCGCCACCGGGCTCATGGCCTTGTTCAGCGTACCGAAGCATTCCCCTGCGTTATCCCCAGTTTCACTACCCCAAGCTTTACAGGATAAACCGGCCCGACCGGCCGCTGTTCAGGCCAAAGCGACAAAGCGCTATTACCTGCTGCCCTTCTTCGTCTCCTGCTCCCAGGGGGTGCTGTTCTTCGAGCTGCCGCTTTCCCAGGGAAAGGACGGAATGGTCTCCACAGGCATCCTGCTCTCCCTGCTGAGTCTCGGGGCGCTAGCCACGCTCAGCCTGCTTTTTCTGAACCGCCTCTCACCAGCTGCCCGGATCGCTGCTGCGCTGCTCGGTATGGCTCTATGCTTCTTTACCCTGGCTGCATTTACCAGCATTCCTCCGGGTGTCGTGCTCTTCCTGCTCGGAGCAGCAAAAGGCGTGCTGTTTCCGGCCATGGCTTCACTGTTCATCAGTCTGGGCAGCGGCGGCCATTTGGGCCGCACATTCTCGCTGCAATCGATTGCAATGTCCCTTGGCGCTTTTGCCGGACCGGTTGCAGCCGGACAGCTGCGCGATTACGTATCCCCATATTTCATCGCCTTTGTGCTGCTGATGACTGCCATCCTCCTGCTTCCGCCTAGAGGGGATAACAAGCCTGCACCTTACCGCACTGGCCTGAACAGTCATGCTGCTTAAGAAATACTCAGCTCTTTAAATTACCATTAGGTTAGTTAAGAGATCACCCGGCCGCGGCCGGGTGATCTTTCTTTTACGACATTTCCCGGGGAATGAACACCTCTTACGCGCTGCCCTGTTAAAAATGACGAACCTTAGGTAAAATATATGTAAGCACAGGCACGTAATAATTACTTTACTTACGGGGGCGACCGCATATGTCCATTACCATCATTGTCGAAGGCAAAAACGACCGGAGCCGATTACGCCGTCTGCTTGATCCGGAAGTCGACATTTTGTGCACCTTCGGTACCTTGAGCACCCTCAAGCTGGAGTCACTGCGGCATAAAATCGGTGATGGAGACGTATATCTCTACATGGATAACGACAGCTCAGGCAAAAAAATCCGTGGAATTCTGCGTGACGCTTTTCCGGATGCCGTTCATATTTACACCCGCAGAGGATATGCAGGTGTGGAGGGCACCCCGGATGAATACAGCATTACCCAGCTCGAAAAAGCCGGGCTTGAGGAATATATCATCTATCCGCAGCCGCTTCCTTTTATGGAATCATAGCAGCACAAGAAAAGCCTTGCCGGGTCTGCCGCGTAAGAAGCGGAGCCGAGCAAGGCTTTTTAATGTAGGAATTATTTAATTGCGGGCCAGCTTGTTCAATGCATCTGCAAGAAACTCAGGCGTTACGTTCTCCGAATCTCCGGCATCGTAGAGCCCGCGGAGCTGATTATCACGGTCCACCAGTCCAATGAGATTGGCGTGGGCGAAATTATCCTTGTTATCCCCGTAGATGAGAACTTTGAAGGAATCCGCCGCAAGCTTACGGACTTCCTCCTGATCTCCGCGCAGAAAATACCAGCCGTCATAATTAACATGGAAGCGGTCAGCGAATGTTTTGATAGCCTCACGCGTATCATTCTTCGGGTCAAAGGATATGGAGATAAATTCCACGTCTTTACCGAAGCTGCCGTCCTTTTCCAGCAAATCCTGGGTTTCGGACAGCATGTACGTAGTTATGGGACAGACATCCGGACATTCCGTAAAAAAGAAATAGACCAGCCGTGCCTTCCCCTGCGTATCGGCCAGCGTGACCTGCTTTCCATCCACATTCTCCAGAGAGAAATCCTGTACCTCCCCGATCACCGGCAGTTTACTTTTGGCGAAGCTCAGCGAATTGACTGCTAAATAAACCGCCAGACCCAGCGCAATTAGCAGCAGCAGCCAGGTCCATTTGTAGCGTTTCAAGGTATGCACAGGTGTCTCTCCCCCTCTTAACCGTGAATCGTATTCAGCACAAGCACGATCAGACTGACTGTCAGGTAATTAATGGAGAAAAAGAAATTCTTCTTGGCCCAGGCATCATCATCCTTCGCCTTGAAACCGGTCAGAGTTAAATACAGCCACACCAGGGATAAGCCCGCAGATATAATGAGGTAAAAAATTCCGGCGTAATCGTACATGTACATCAGCACCGGAATAGGCAGCAGCAGCGCGACATAAGGAATCATCTGAAACTTGGTCCGCCGGACTCCCTTAACTACGGGCAGCAGCGGAAAACCTGCCGCTCTGTATTCTTCCTTGCGGCGGATGCCAAGCGCCCAGAAATGGGGCGGCTGCCATAGGAACAGCATGGCGAAGAGCAGCCAGGCCCCGAGATCCACTTTGCCTGTAACGGCTACATACCCGATCACGGGAGGCATTGCTCCGGATATTGCTCCTACTGAGGTACTCCATGTAGATGTTCTTTTAAGCCAAAGCGTGTAAACTACTACATAAACAAACATGCCGACAATGCCGAACAGCCCGGCGAGCACACCGCAGAAAGCAAACAGCACAGCCAGACCTGCAATACCAAGCCCGATGGCATAGAGCAGTACTGTGTTCGGCTTAAGTCTGCCGGTCGGCAGTCCGCGTTCGCGGGTCCGCTCCATCTTCATATCCAGGTCGCGGTCAAAATAATTATTGAACACACAGGCTGAAGCCATGACCAGCATTGTTCCAAGCAATGTCAGTATTAATCTGCCGTATTCTACATCCCAGCCCGAGGCCACCCAGTATCCTGCAAAAGCAGCGATCAGGTTAGAGCGGATGATGCCCGGCTTCGTTACCGTAATGAAATCACGCCAGCTGGCGCCTTCCCGGGGCGACTTGGCGGAAGCAGCTGCGGAATCGGAATATCTCAATTGATTGTCCACGTATGGTGTTCCTCCTTCTAAGGGACTTCTAAGCGATCCGTCGGAGTTTAAGAATGGTTACTTCGTTCTTAATTGAGAATGTTATCCACCCCGCTGTTAACTTTATCATAACAAACCGGGAAAGACTTTGACAATCATTGACCAAGATGTTCATCAATTTGACAATTGCGTGACTAAATTTATTCTCTTCCCTTAAATAAGTCAGTGTAAAATTGGGTAGTTATTAATAGGGAACTTCCGTACAAAGGAGATCTGACCAATGGATACTGCAACACATTTTGTAATGGGCCTCGGACTCGCCGGACTTTCTTTTGTTGATCCTGCCGTGGCCTCACAGCCGACGCTGGCTGGTGCTGTTATGATCGCCACAGTACTGGCTTCTCAAGCCCCGGATGCCGACACTGCGCTGCGTCTGAAGAACAACGCCCTGTACATCCGCAATCACCGGGGAATCACCCATTCTCTGCCCTTCCTGCTGCTCTGGCCGGCTCTGATTACGCTTGTTATCGGGCCGATATTCGGATTTACAGATCTTCATAACCTGAGTCATATTGCTCTCTGGAGCTTCATCGGAGTTGCCGTCCATGTGTTCTCAGATCTGTTCAATACCTATGGAACTCAAGCTGCACGCCCGTTTACGGAGAAATGGATCGCCTGGAACATTATCCATATCTTTGATCCATTTATCTTCGGCAGCCATGCGGCTGCGATTATTCTCTGGATCAGCGGGATTATCCCTCCGGCCCCCTTGTTTATCATTCTGTATATCTGCGTGGCCGTGTACTACATCTGGCGGACGCTTGTGCACGCTCGGATTACACGCAACATCAAAAATAAGGATGTGCACCACGATCCGGGTGACCGCTACTTCGTCATCCCTACGATCTCGCCTTCCCGCTGGAATGTAGTTAAAGCCAAACCGGATGGCAGCTACAATGTCGGTTTACTGAATGGCGGGCGTCTCGAATGGTTTAAGCATGCGGTGTGCTCCACTCACCCCGCTGTAGAGCATTCCAAGTCACATCCGGATATTCAGGCCTTTCTTTATTTTACCTCCTACGCCGTAGCCGAGGTCGAAGAACTGACCTCTGGTTATATTGTACGCTGGGGGGATGTGCGTTATTTACACCGCAAGCAATTCCCTTTCGTGGCGGTGCTCGTGATGGACGGCCAGTATCATCCGCTCAATACCTATGTGGGCTGGCTCAGCAGCGAGAAGCTGGACGAGCGCTTTGCGATTGATCCCGGCTCGATGAAGCTGTAGCTATAGAGCCAATGAAACAGCCAACGAAGCAGTGGTTCTCCCGAAAAAGGAGGATCGCTGTTTTGCTTTATTTACCCCTCTTACGGCTGGCTCCAGAATCCGGCCCCAAACCAAAGGGATTAATCCTCTTATTTCCGCATTATTATTGCGGATCGCCCTAAACAAAGGGATTAATCCTCTTATTTCCGCATTATTATTGCGGATCGCCCTAAACAATGGGATTAATCCTCTTATTTCCGCATTATTATTGCGGATCGCCCTAAACAAAGGGATTAATCCTCTTATTTCCCATTATTATTGCGGATCGCCCTAAACAATGGGATTAATCCTCTTATTTCCGCACTTTCGTATCGGACATCCCCCTAAGAATCTGCATCATCGTTCGGATAAGTACCGCCAGCCCCCTCTGCTGAGGGGACTCCATGCACTTTCTGGTAACTTTCCCCATAAAGTCCACTGTAAGATTTCCGAGTTCAGAAATCCGAAATAACTACAACCCGGTTCGTTTAGAGCCGGCTTGCTTTTATTGGCATGCATTCCCCCTCTTGACGCCTGGCGCAGCTTAAGGCACAATCACCATAAAGCGTTTTCACCTATTGATCACGTCAAAGAAAACCCGCAGCGCGGGAGCGCTGCGGGTTCATTCACTTGCTATTATAGAAAGGAAGGCTGCTTGTATGGGTAAAGGTCTGTCACTCTGGTTCGCAACCTCTTCAATATTGATTCTTACAGCCGCCTCCATCTGTATCAGCTATAATATATGGCTGGCACTGCTGCTTGGCGTTCTGTGTGTTCTCAACATCGGCTGGGGGTTTATCCTGAAAGCCCGGCTGAGACGCAAACAGGAGAACAGTAGACACCAGTCCTCTTAACGGTAAGGCAGGAAGCCCATCCGCTCCTTCACTCCGGCCAGGGTCTGGGAAGCCACATTGCGGGCGCGTTCCGCCCCCTCAGCAAGGATGTCACTGAGGGTGCCGGAGCTGCGGATCTCGTGATACCGCTGCTGCAGTGGCTCAAGCGTAGCTACCAGGACCTCACCAAGATCCTTCTTGAAGCCTCCGTACATCTGTCCTTCATACTTGTCGGCAATCTGCTGCAGACTCATGCCGGAGCACTCGGCATAAATGCTCATCAGATTGCTGATTTCCGGCTTGTTCGCCGGATCGAACACAACCTCACGGCCCGAGTCGGTTGTCGCACGGCTGATTTTTTTACGGATGATATCCGGTGTATCCAGCAATGCGATATAGCTGCCAGCGTTAGGATTGCTTTTGCTCATTTTTTTACTGGCGTCATCCAGCGACATGATCCGTGCACCCACTTCTGGAATATAAGGCTCAGGAACAGTAAAGAAATCTCCAAACCGGTGATTGAAGCGGCCCGCCAAATCACGGGTTAATTCCAGATGCTGCTTCTGGTCTTCCCCAACGGGTACCAGGTCTGCATTATAGATCAGGATATCCGCGGCCATCAGTGACGGATACACGAACAGTCCCGCGCCGACAGAGTCTTTGCCGGAGGATTTGTCCTTGAACTGTGTCATGCGCTCCAGCTCACCCATGGCGGTCAGCGTAGTTAAGATCCAGCCCAGTTCTGCATGCTGAGGCACATGCGACTGCATGTAGACATTCGAGATTTTCGGATCAATGCCGGCAGCCAGATAAAGCGCCGCTACCGACTCCGAATTCTCGCGGAGCGCCGCAGGATCCTGGGCGACCGTAATAGCATGCAGATCCACCACCATGAAGAAACATTCATGCTCATTTTGCAGTTTTACGAAATTCTTGATAGCACCAATATAATTACCGAGTGTTAGTGAACCGCTGGGCTGAATGCCTGACAATACTTTTTTAGCCATAATAGTACCTACCTCCATCAATTTATTCCACTTTCCGTGAACGCAAAAAGGTCCCACATCCGCAAGGGACGTGAGACCGTGGTGCCACCCTTATTCGCCGTTTGGACATTTCCCAAAATACCCTCCAAACAGCCTTAGCTTCCGTTAACGGGGAAGAACCGTCCGGTCTACTTAGGCCTGCTGCCTGTTCAAACACGGCGCTCGAGGGTCCATTCAGTCAGGAGTGTCCCACCGGTTCGCATCAACCACCGGCTTTCTGAAGGTGCACTTTCCGCTTACTTGTCCCTGTCATCACATTGTCATCATATCTTAATGCATTCATCATAGAGCGATACAGAGAAGTTGTCAAATCGCCTAACCACGGGTACATAAATCTGTTATGATAAGGATATTCGTGTTCTTTGCGATCAAGTTAAGTTAAAGGAGCAAATCTCTCATGAAACAGGTGACCAAAGGGCAGTGGGGCGGTTATGATACTTATATTCTGCATAGCCGCGAGCTGGAAGTCACGCTTTTGCCGCGGCTTGGAAACAACGTTATTTCCTTATGGGACCACAAGGAACAGCGGCAAATCCTGCGCAGGCCTGATGAAAGTGACTTAGCTTATTATATGCAGAAGCCATACCATTTCGGCATCCCGCTTTTAGTTCCCCCCGGGCGCATACGCAAAGGACAATTTGAGTTCGAGGGCATCCGGTACCAGTTCGATCAGAATACAGCTGGCGATAACCATATTCACGGCCTGCACCGGACGCAGTCCTGGTGTGTAAGCGATATCGAAGAGGATGAAGAAGGCTGCGCGGTAACGACCGAATTCAATACTGCGGACGATACCCACTGGATGGAGCAATTCCCTGAGCCGCTGCGGCTTGAAATGACGTTCCGGCTTCAGGATGCCCGGCTTCAGCAGACGCTGAAGGTTACTCATTTGGGGTCTAACAGCATTCCTTTTGGAATTGGATATCATACCTGGTTTATGATCGATGGTGAACCGGAGCGCTGGAACCTGCGACTGCCGGTTGAAAGCATCTACGAATTGAATCCTGAGCTGCTGCCCAGCGGCAAACTGCTTCCTCTAGGGGCACTAGATTCTTTACACCAGGGAATGAACCTGAAGGGTACGGATCTGGACACTGTACTTAGGATTGGAGATAGGCAGCCGGCAGAAGCTCTGCTGATGCGCGAGGACGGGTACGGGATTCGCTATACTGCGGACAAAGCCCATTTCCGCCACTGGGTGGTTTACACCAAAGGCCCGGCAGAACAGTATTTGTGTGCCGAACCGTATACCTGGCTGCCGGACGCGCCAAACCTTCAGCAGGATGATTCCTTTACAGGTTTAATTACACTAAAGCCCGGTGAGACACTGACTTTGCCGTGCACCTTTGAAATGATCTATCCTAAGCTCTAAACTTCATATAATTACCATCCTTAAAACCTTCTGATCTCGTGCATGAATTCTTCTCCTTGCGCCCATACTATCTTCACAACGGACGAAGGAGGTGAACAAACATGGGTCAAGCAGGTCAACAAGGTCGTGGAAGCCGTTCCAATAACCTGGTCGTTCCACAAGCGAATGCAGCGCTGCAGCAGTTGAAATATGAAGCAGCACAGGAGCTTGGTGTTACGATTCCTCAAGACGGTTACTACGGTAACTACACTTCCCGCGAAACAGGTTCTTTGGGAGGATATATCACCAAACGTCTGGTACAACTGGCAGAACAACAACTGTCTGGTCGTTCGTAGTAGCCTTATTTTAAGTGGATTTATCCGGCAGGCTAATGCCTGATACGGAGTAGTTTTTCAGCCCGTCTATCGCTTCTTGCCGAAGCGTAGGCGGGTTTTTTGCTAAGGGGTGATCTATGTATAGCTCAGCCGAAATATTGATCGGAAGCATCCCCGGAATGCGGGCCTTTCGGTGCGCGGATCATCAGATTGGCCATATTGTAATTCGACTCCAAAATAGCATCGACAACCACCATTCCCTGGCGAACCGCAAATTCATAGCTGATCTCACCGTGTGTCCAGCGCCGTTTGTATTTGAGGCTCTCCAGCGCCATAAGCCGGAACGA of the Paenibacillus pedocola genome contains:
- a CDS encoding peptidoglycan D,D-transpeptidase FtsI family protein, translating into MSFFRKQASPPDETTSKSSLGLRINVFFFSTFIIFCVIIIRLAVLQFVEGPTLTEVETSRDTKNVPLAAIRGVIRAAGGEELAYSTSVQSLYITLTKEYTAKTTDKATGETTLTPEAKAKGEALAARLVEDFHKYGDPNAVQLTQEDIIDSLDLYFKKYSGFMARRIKAGLTSDEVAYFMEHKSEYPGLEIVEESSRHYDKDTVAVQTIGYIKPFKSSSSLDIYKNIQSAMKKIDADPGLSYKDDEFVGFDGLELQYQRELRGKNGYQVISVNPQNMAEKVEEVVPPVKGNDIWTTINKNIQLKTEQAITDQISWLHTHSVQGQTHPDALTGYAVAMEVDTGNIVAMASMPDYDTNVWTAEKMDTDVWNKIMGNYQNGTITPYSSGMSGHEFGSTVLLGSTIKPLSVLIGLNEGFFSTSTVYNDKGIAYFGKNDNASVRNASGHVYGSMDPARAIEKSSNVFMVDMVGKKLWEKYQSSGIGVWDKYMKEFGLGVSTQSGLPREYLGQINYTNTEAAGSAQAALIYASFGQQGRYTVLQLAQYASTLANEGVRIKPQLVSKITDSEGNTVKEFGRQVLDEVTTFDKSFWNEIKKGMNSDVTAFTDFPYDFARKTGTSQQTDRTNKNRDNGVFIAFAPRENPKLAVAVVIPEGGFGSNSAAPIARKIFDAYDWEYGLDGVPKKNVKSADSAADGTGAATKGTEADPTGAADTTN
- a CDS encoding Cof-type HAD-IIB family hydrolase; its protein translation is MTAKYRLLALDMDGTLLNDDQVITPKTVEWITKAVDAGVHVCLSTGRAFRSAMPYAEQLGLKTPMITVNGSEIWREPYELYRRSLMDPALIEQLYQIAEEYGIWFWAYSTEQVYNRKNWDGDIMGREWLKFGYSTEDDEIRHKLLMQLQDLGGLEITNSTPHNLEINPLGVNKAYGIGEVCKLLGIEMSEVVAVGDSLNDLAAIQQAGLGVAMGNAQKTVQQEADAVVATNNEDGIAEVIEKYILPS
- a CDS encoding SCO family protein, translating into MHTLKRYKWTWLLLLIALGLAVYLAVNSLSFAKSKLPVIGEVQDFSLENVDGKQVTLADTQGKARLVYFFFTECPDVCPITTYMLSETQDLLEKDGSFGKDVEFISISFDPKNDTREAIKTFADRFHVNYDGWYFLRGDQEEVRKLAADSFKVLIYGDNKDNFAHANLIGLVDRDNQLRGLYDAGDSENVTPEFLADALNKLARN
- a CDS encoding transglutaminase domain-containing protein, with the translated sequence MLNSWIESLSEANVISIILLLIVLFSLLQGWSRGFSRAAGGLFGLLGTGLLAAAALVIAVPAALYVSPRAQVWAAGVVLPDSQLSGWQQLYYTAVSVMEGSPLVRFFLLLLLCYSLIRPLLGLLFLLLPFRLPRRTVRPHDRKITQASRLSGAVIGLAIGLVRGLVLVFALYIGVGLNPDSSFSRYVEASPIYSQSAAAVFDPLAGEKVRSRLPVLTKAVAAEMNDILRRKYEVIDHDISANIAEAAADIAGPGKDEEQKAKLLYDWIGSRISYDYAKAENYEQNRIWHEQTPQDTFDTRLGVCIDYARLYAVMARSQGLQVRVVTGRGYDGQGGYGPHAWNEVYIPLRQAWIPLDSTWASSGNWFNVKDFDKTHMKEDVL
- a CDS encoding MFS transporter; amino-acid sequence: MKTALWLYLFLFLAFFDLHAQYPILTPFAISLGAGPAFIGWMMGMYSLTHLPGNLLAGVLVDRNGSRRYIVFSLTAAGAILLLQAHAQLPWHLLMLRAASGFALAFLSPACMTLLASLSSDAETQGKYMSGHGIIHTLASVVSPAAGAYIVHKAGYSGTFSTLGWLLIATGLMALFSVPKHSPALSPVSLPQALQDKPARPAAVQAKATKRYYLLPFFVSCSQGVLFFELPLSQGKDGMVSTGILLSLLSLGALATLSLLFLNRLSPAARIAAALLGMALCFFTLAAFTSIPPGVVLFLLGAAKGVLFPAMASLFISLGSGGHLGRTFSLQSIAMSLGAFAGPVAAGQLRDYVSPYFIAFVLLMTAILLLPPRGDNKPAPYRTGLNSHAA